A single Verrucomicrobiia bacterium DNA region contains:
- a CDS encoding nucleotidyl transferase AbiEii/AbiGii toxin family protein — translation MKRYETSIALRRALEDRLLAAVRRGGGDIRRMRRQAAFDRLLCRLFHDPDAPWLLKGGYAMELRIRAARTTRDVDLAIRTLPTEKWDDTAIRGLLQSAASVDLQDGFEFTIGEPTMDLDAAPYGGSRFPVDAQMAGRRFANFHLDVSAGDVLREPFEILEGQDWLGFAGIAKAKLPAISREEQFAEKLHAYTLPRTGRPNTRVKDLVDMVLLLDSGTMDRTRLSENIKATFRRRGTHEVPESLPPPQKDWVEPFSALAAECGLNQNMAEHHRRLANFLVVILE, via the coding sequence ATGAAACGATACGAAACATCAATCGCTCTGCGTCGCGCCTTAGAAGACCGGCTGCTGGCGGCTGTGCGGCGCGGCGGCGGCGACATCCGGCGTATGCGCCGACAGGCGGCTTTCGACCGTTTGCTTTGCAGGCTGTTTCATGACCCGGACGCGCCGTGGCTGCTCAAGGGCGGGTACGCGATGGAACTCCGCATCCGGGCGGCGCGGACGACGCGGGACGTTGATCTGGCCATCCGCACTCTGCCGACAGAGAAATGGGATGACACTGCCATTCGCGGCTTGTTGCAAAGCGCGGCAAGTGTTGATCTCCAGGACGGGTTTGAATTCACCATCGGCGAACCCACGATGGATTTGGATGCCGCGCCTTACGGCGGCTCTCGTTTTCCGGTTGATGCACAAATGGCGGGCCGACGCTTTGCCAATTTTCATTTGGACGTGAGTGCGGGTGACGTGCTTCGCGAACCGTTTGAGATTTTGGAGGGACAGGATTGGCTGGGCTTCGCCGGGATTGCAAAGGCGAAGCTGCCTGCCATATCGCGCGAAGAACAGTTTGCCGAAAAGTTGCACGCTTACACGCTGCCTCGCACCGGGCGTCCGAATACTCGGGTGAAGGATTTGGTGGACATGGTTCTCCTGCTCGATTCTGGAACGATGGATCGAACTCGCTTGTCGGAAAACATCAAGGCGACATTCCGTCGTCGCGGTACTCATGAAGTGCCGGAGTCGTTGCCGCCGCCACAGAAAGATTGGGTAGAGCCGTTCAGTGCATTGGCAGCCGAGTGCGGTTTGAATCAAAACATGGCTGAACATCACCGCCGACTTGCCAATTTTCTCGTTGTGATTCTGGAGTAA
- a CDS encoding DUF4038 domain-containing protein has protein sequence MTQHLRIRFHLAWLALLLWPSVPLATAHAADSVAKWQRWELELHSSVSYSNPIEQAELQVVLISPLGETNRVEGFWDGGSVWKARFKPSFPGTWQYHTLCSDTTNSGLHGQTGTFLCSAPTDETDFTRHGPIQVARDQQHLEHADHTPFFWLGDAAWSAAGRTSLEEWRAYLQTRRQQKFNVTLWRLPAAIGSEQTPLYRAETGFAINPDAFREVEQNVIAANQANLLNAIAPLWEIGLRPGTELPEAHAIALLRYALARWNAADVVWIIAFDCDSSGVAANRWKKICRQVFDAGNHAPVILVPGESFWVYDGFRSEPWADGFGFQTSSVTDANSLPWLLGGAPSQERWKVPPHPLLSILPPPTSQTPVAGKTITTEFARRLLWWNALLITPAGVTYAAQPIAEWHTDSGAGPTWREALASTDAQAFAALSETMAATDFWTWRPSPTPLLATLDPATLPVYPLIVTNRTGALVYLPEGRAIHLAAKVLPPGARATWRDLRANQTQPAQAASVPGSNRLEMRPPAPGDWLLEIKAPTTAMDTTRQQNPK, from the coding sequence ATGACTCAACATTTGCGAATCCGATTTCATCTCGCATGGCTGGCGCTGCTTCTCTGGCCATCCGTTCCCCTCGCCACCGCTCACGCCGCCGATTCGGTCGCCAAGTGGCAGCGCTGGGAACTCGAACTACACAGCAGTGTGAGCTACTCGAACCCGATCGAACAAGCCGAACTCCAGGTCGTGTTGATTTCGCCGCTGGGTGAAACCAATCGCGTCGAAGGATTCTGGGACGGCGGCTCCGTCTGGAAGGCGCGCTTCAAACCCAGTTTTCCGGGAACCTGGCAATACCACACGCTTTGCTCCGACACCACGAATTCCGGTTTGCATGGACAAACGGGCACGTTCCTCTGTTCCGCGCCGACGGATGAAACTGATTTTACCCGCCACGGCCCCATCCAAGTTGCGCGAGATCAACAACACCTGGAACACGCCGACCACACGCCCTTCTTCTGGCTGGGCGACGCCGCATGGTCAGCCGCAGGCCGGACCAGCCTGGAGGAATGGCGCGCTTATCTCCAAACCCGACGGCAGCAGAAATTCAATGTCACCTTGTGGCGATTGCCCGCCGCGATCGGATCGGAACAAACGCCGCTCTATCGCGCCGAGACCGGTTTTGCCATCAACCCCGACGCTTTTCGTGAAGTGGAACAAAACGTGATCGCCGCCAATCAAGCCAACCTATTGAACGCCATTGCGCCGCTGTGGGAAATCGGGTTGCGACCGGGTACCGAACTGCCTGAAGCACACGCCATCGCGCTGCTCCGTTATGCCCTGGCTCGCTGGAATGCGGCGGACGTCGTTTGGATCATCGCCTTCGACTGCGACAGCTCAGGCGTGGCGGCGAACCGCTGGAAAAAAATCTGCCGACAAGTGTTCGATGCGGGTAATCATGCCCCGGTAATTCTGGTGCCCGGAGAATCCTTTTGGGTCTATGACGGATTTCGTTCCGAACCGTGGGCGGACGGGTTCGGTTTCCAAACCAGTTCGGTCACTGACGCAAATTCGCTTCCCTGGCTGCTGGGTGGCGCTCCCTCGCAAGAACGCTGGAAAGTGCCCCCGCACCCGCTGCTCTCCATCCTTCCGCCACCGACGAGCCAAACCCCGGTTGCCGGCAAAACCATCACGACGGAATTCGCCCGCCGCCTCCTGTGGTGGAACGCTCTGCTGATCACTCCCGCCGGCGTCACGTACGCCGCCCAACCCATCGCCGAGTGGCATACGGATTCCGGTGCGGGCCCAACCTGGCGCGAAGCCCTCGCTTCCACCGACGCCCAAGCGTTCGCGGCCCTGAGTGAAACCATGGCGGCCACTGATTTTTGGACATGGCGACCCAGCCCAACACCTTTGCTCGCGACCTTGGACCCGGCCACCCTGCCCGTTTACCCGTTGATTGTGACCAACCGCACGGGAGCGTTGGTCTATCTGCCTGAAGGCCGCGCCATCCATTTGGCGGCAAAAGTATTGCCCCCCGGCGCTCGGGCGACCTGGCGCGATCTCCGCGCAAATCAGACACAACCGGCGCAAGCCGCGTCCGTGCCCGGCTCGAACCGCTTGGAAATGCGCCCGCCCGCCCCGGGCGATTGGCTCTTGGAAATCAAAGCCCCGACGACGGCGATGGATACCACCCGGCAACAAAACCCCAAGTGA
- a CDS encoding DegQ family serine endoprotease: protein MSKKLNFVLDSGGLRSNRLLGAVLAGLLALPVLAKDAPKLSISDSSVDRATRGVSYADVIKKVTPSVVTIESTRTIQLRQFQNPLQGDQMWRRFFEPDPDSDQGNQRRPRDRSRKLRQESLGSGVVVTEDGYILTNNHVVEGADEDGIMVVLPDGKTKYQATVIGRDPRTDLAVLKVEAQKKLPAVTLADSDKLEVGDVVLAVGNPFGIGQSVSSGIVSALGRGFGILGRQGYEDFIQTDAAINKGNSGGALVDAEGRLVGINQSIASPSGGNAGVGFAVPVNLARTVLEQLVADGRIVHGYLGVSLQPLTPELADAFKLPDASGALVGGVQPNTPAAKAGIRAGDVIIDFNGKPVTDSSHLRLLVAQTVPDTAVTFKALRKGKEQTFNVKLGEHPDDVAVKGGSSSQTGDEILPALSGVELSDLNWRLRRQYNIPGRVNGALVTSVEEDSAAAQAGLRPGDVITEVNQQSVKSSDEVSEQADKTKGKSLLLQVYTQTDDLETTRFVSVPLGKK from the coding sequence ATGAGCAAGAAATTAAATTTTGTTTTGGATTCAGGCGGATTGAGGAGCAACCGCCTGCTCGGGGCGGTGCTGGCGGGTTTGCTGGCGCTACCCGTTTTGGCCAAGGACGCGCCGAAGCTGTCCATTTCCGATAGTTCGGTGGATCGCGCCACGCGCGGGGTGAGTTACGCGGACGTGATTAAAAAAGTGACGCCAAGCGTGGTGACGATCGAGTCCACCCGGACCATTCAGTTGCGACAATTTCAAAACCCACTTCAGGGCGACCAGATGTGGCGTCGGTTCTTTGAACCGGATCCCGATTCGGATCAGGGGAATCAGCGGCGTCCCCGCGATCGGAGCCGAAAGTTGCGCCAAGAAAGCTTAGGTTCGGGAGTGGTCGTCACGGAAGACGGTTATATTCTGACGAACAATCATGTGGTCGAAGGCGCGGATGAAGACGGAATCATGGTGGTGTTGCCGGATGGCAAAACGAAATATCAAGCGACGGTGATTGGCCGGGATCCGCGCACGGATCTGGCGGTGTTGAAAGTGGAGGCCCAAAAGAAGCTGCCGGCGGTCACGCTGGCGGACAGCGACAAGCTGGAAGTGGGCGACGTGGTGCTGGCGGTGGGTAATCCGTTTGGCATCGGACAAAGTGTTTCCAGCGGCATCGTCAGCGCGTTGGGACGAGGCTTCGGCATCCTGGGACGGCAGGGGTATGAAGATTTCATTCAAACGGATGCCGCGATCAACAAGGGCAATTCCGGCGGCGCGTTGGTGGATGCGGAAGGCCGGTTGGTGGGGATCAACCAATCCATTGCCAGTCCGAGCGGCGGTAATGCCGGGGTGGGTTTCGCGGTGCCGGTGAATCTGGCCCGCACGGTGTTGGAGCAATTGGTTGCCGATGGCCGGATTGTGCATGGTTATCTGGGAGTCAGTTTGCAACCCCTGACCCCGGAATTGGCGGACGCTTTCAAGTTGCCCGACGCGAGCGGCGCGCTGGTGGGAGGGGTGCAACCGAATACGCCCGCCGCCAAGGCCGGGATTCGGGCCGGTGACGTGATTATTGATTTCAATGGCAAGCCGGTGACGGATTCGTCGCACCTGCGATTGTTGGTGGCGCAAACCGTCCCGGATACCGCGGTCACGTTCAAAGCGTTGCGCAAAGGCAAGGAACAGACTTTCAATGTCAAGCTGGGCGAGCACCCGGACGACGTCGCGGTGAAGGGCGGCAGCTCCAGCCAGACGGGAGACGAGATATTGCCCGCATTGTCCGGAGTGGAATTGTCCGATCTGAACTGGCGGTTGCGCCGACAATACAACATTCCGGGGCGCGTCAATGGCGCGTTGGTGACTTCCGTGGAGGAGGATTCTGCCGCGGCCCAGGCCGGACTGCGGCCAGGCGACGTGATTACGGAGGTCAATCAGCAATCAGTCAAGAGCAGCGATGAGGTTTCTGAGCAGGCGGATAAAACCAAGGGTAAAAGTCTGCTGTTGCAGGTTTACACGCAAACCGACGATCTGGAGACGACGCGGTTTGTGTCCGTGCCGTTAGGCAAAAAATAA
- a CDS encoding J domain-containing protein codes for MSVQYKDYYAILGVARTASSADIKKAFRKLAREYHPDVAKDKKRAEEKFKAVNEAYEVLGDPVKRQQYDQLGANWKSGADFRPPPGWGRSAGGGGERTEFEFNFGGTGFSDFFEQLFGGRRNGQSRSGASEAEPAERGADIEGDILVSLEEAMRGSQRAVNVRHAVVCSVCGGSGHRGARACVACEGQGRVSKSETYQVKIPAGVTEGQRLRLAGRGEAGSRGGSAGDLFLRVRLAKHPDFEVSGHNLIYEAPVAPWEAVLGGNLSVPTLEGHVNIKVPPGTQNGQKLRVRHRGLTSRAGERGDLLVVIQVEVPVRITEAERNLWRKLAETSKFNPRTSQN; via the coding sequence ATGTCAGTCCAATATAAAGATTATTACGCCATCCTGGGGGTCGCCCGCACCGCCAGTAGTGCCGACATCAAAAAGGCGTTTCGCAAACTAGCGCGCGAGTACCACCCGGACGTAGCCAAGGATAAAAAGCGCGCGGAGGAAAAGTTCAAAGCGGTCAATGAAGCCTACGAGGTCCTGGGGGACCCGGTTAAGCGGCAGCAGTATGACCAGTTGGGCGCCAACTGGAAATCCGGCGCGGATTTTCGGCCGCCACCCGGTTGGGGGCGGAGCGCCGGAGGCGGTGGCGAGCGGACGGAATTTGAGTTCAACTTTGGCGGCACGGGTTTTAGCGACTTCTTTGAACAATTGTTCGGCGGCCGCCGTAATGGTCAGTCGCGTTCGGGCGCTTCGGAAGCGGAGCCAGCGGAGCGCGGCGCGGACATTGAAGGGGATATTCTGGTTTCGTTGGAAGAAGCGATGCGCGGTTCACAACGCGCCGTGAACGTGCGGCACGCCGTCGTCTGTTCGGTCTGTGGCGGCAGTGGCCATCGCGGCGCCCGGGCTTGCGTGGCGTGTGAAGGGCAGGGGCGCGTGAGCAAATCAGAAACCTACCAGGTCAAGATTCCGGCGGGCGTGACGGAAGGCCAGCGTTTGCGCCTGGCGGGTCGCGGCGAGGCCGGATCGCGCGGTGGCAGCGCGGGTGATTTGTTTCTTCGAGTGCGTCTGGCGAAGCATCCGGACTTTGAAGTGTCCGGCCATAACTTGATTTACGAGGCGCCGGTTGCGCCGTGGGAAGCCGTATTGGGCGGTAACCTTTCCGTTCCCACATTGGAGGGACATGTGAACATCAAAGTCCCGCCGGGAACGCAGAATGGTCAAAAGTTGCGCGTGCGACATCGGGGGTTGACGTCACGGGCCGGGGAACGCGGCGATTTATTGGTGGTGATTCAGGTGGAGGTGCCCGTGCGCATCACCGAGGCCGAACGAAATTTGTGGCGCAAGCTCGCGGAAACGTCCAAATTCAATCCTCGAACCAGTCAAAACTAG
- a CDS encoding SDR family oxidoreductase, which yields MAEAKLVVLTGATRGLGRAMVTEFVKRGLTVLGCGRSNRDIEGLRAEFGAPHDFYAVDIASDPAVKSWASLIMTSHGVPDLIVNNAGIINANARLWEVSARAFDEVVDVNLRGPVNVIRHLIPAMVKRRTGTIVNFSSGWGRSTDPEVAPYCATKWAVEGLTQSLAQELPSGMAAVALNPGVVNTDMLRSCFGRSAANYPSPDEWAAVAVPFILSIKSGDNGRPLTVPESRV from the coding sequence ATGGCAGAGGCAAAATTGGTGGTCCTTACCGGAGCGACCCGAGGTCTGGGGCGCGCGATGGTGACCGAATTTGTGAAGCGCGGTCTTACGGTGCTGGGTTGCGGACGCAGCAACCGGGACATTGAAGGGTTGCGGGCGGAGTTTGGCGCGCCGCATGATTTTTACGCGGTGGATATTGCGTCCGATCCGGCGGTGAAATCGTGGGCGAGTTTGATCATGACTTCGCACGGGGTGCCGGATTTGATCGTGAACAACGCCGGCATCATCAACGCCAACGCTCGGCTTTGGGAGGTGAGCGCGCGCGCGTTTGACGAAGTGGTGGATGTGAATTTACGCGGGCCGGTGAATGTGATTCGTCACTTGATCCCGGCCATGGTCAAGCGCCGGACGGGTACGATCGTAAATTTCAGTTCCGGTTGGGGACGTTCCACGGATCCTGAGGTGGCCCCGTATTGCGCCACCAAATGGGCCGTGGAAGGATTGACCCAATCTTTAGCCCAAGAACTGCCATCGGGCATGGCGGCGGTGGCGCTCAATCCCGGCGTCGTGAATACCGACATGCTGCGCAGTTGCTTTGGGCGTTCGGCGGCCAATTATCCCTCACCGGACGAATGGGCGGCGGTGGCCGTTCCTTTTATTTTGAGCATCAAATCCGGTGACAACGGACGTCCATTAACCGTACCGGAATCGAGAGTGTGA
- the aroE gene encoding shikimate dehydrogenase yields MAAPFPTPIDASTRYCAVFGHPVRHSASPAMHNAALAALGLNWRYLAFEVPPEELRVALAGAKQMGFIGLNLTVPHKLLALPWVDELDVSAQLLGAINTVHFSRDATGKITSRGYNTDGDALIQAVQEELRINLRSARVLVLGAGGAARAAVMKLAAEGVIELALVNRTQTKAEALVDEVRRLFPAINVRVGYPNGSVDLVLNATSLGLKPNDALPVDLTTFSLARARAAYDMIYRPAETPFLQAAQAAGCQTANGLGMLLHQGARALEIWSGKVAPLAVMRTALEANVYGR; encoded by the coding sequence GTGGCGGCGCCGTTTCCAACTCCGATTGATGCCAGCACACGCTATTGCGCGGTGTTCGGGCATCCGGTGCGTCATTCCGCTTCCCCCGCCATGCACAATGCCGCGCTCGCGGCGTTGGGACTGAACTGGCGCTATCTCGCTTTTGAAGTGCCGCCCGAGGAATTACGCGTCGCGCTTGCCGGAGCCAAGCAGATGGGTTTCATCGGATTGAACCTGACCGTGCCACACAAATTACTGGCGCTGCCCTGGGTGGATGAACTGGATGTTTCAGCCCAACTGCTTGGGGCGATAAACACCGTGCATTTCTCTCGCGACGCGACGGGGAAAATCACCAGCCGCGGTTACAACACGGATGGCGATGCGCTGATCCAGGCCGTGCAGGAAGAGTTGCGGATCAACCTGCGAAGCGCTCGCGTGCTCGTGTTGGGCGCCGGTGGCGCCGCCCGGGCGGCGGTGATGAAATTAGCCGCCGAAGGAGTCATCGAACTGGCTTTGGTGAATCGCACCCAAACCAAAGCGGAAGCGCTGGTGGATGAAGTGCGGAGGTTGTTTCCTGCAATCAACGTCCGTGTGGGCTATCCCAATGGCTCGGTGGATTTGGTGCTGAATGCGACTTCACTCGGCTTGAAACCGAATGACGCGCTGCCTGTTGATTTGACAACTTTCAGCCTGGCCCGGGCTAGGGCCGCTTATGACATGATCTATCGGCCAGCCGAGACCCCGTTTCTCCAAGCGGCGCAAGCGGCCGGATGCCAAACCGCCAATGGCTTGGGCATGTTGCTTCATCAGGGAGCGCGAGCGTTGGAGATTTGGTCGGGAAAAGTGGCGCCGCTGGCAGTGATGCGCACGGCGTTGGAGGCGAATGTTTATGGCCGATGA
- a CDS encoding prepilin peptidase: MLDTVFDPEIWARVPFHFWSVVFFIFGSIVGSFLNVCIHRMPLGLSVVSPPSHCPHCHYSIPWYLNLPLITWLMLRGRCKNCRAPISVRYFLVELLTGALFLGCWLNYGPASARLALIYSLFVAGLIVATFIDFEHFIIPDEITIGGTIVGLVFSFYAPLHDQVTALAGFWQGVIGAVVGWGLIYAIVRLGKLMFGRQRMALPVDTKIIFSETAVHLPDREIPYEELFYRQSDEIIMQARTLELIDRCYQNVQVRLSPRRLRIAAEELNPEAIHQMEAVSTEIILPREAMGFGDVKFMAAIGAFLGWPATFFTLVISSVVGSVVGIIGMTIQGRERFARIPYGPYLAVAALIWVLLPLDAKQELRELLAVLNPFAAPGLL; the protein is encoded by the coding sequence ATGCTTGACACGGTATTTGATCCGGAAATCTGGGCGCGCGTGCCGTTCCATTTTTGGTCGGTGGTATTTTTCATTTTCGGCAGCATCGTCGGCAGTTTTTTGAATGTTTGCATTCATCGGATGCCGCTGGGGTTGAGTGTCGTATCTCCGCCTTCGCACTGTCCGCACTGCCATTACTCGATTCCCTGGTATCTCAATCTGCCGCTGATCACCTGGTTGATGTTGCGGGGGCGTTGCAAAAATTGTCGCGCGCCCATCTCGGTCCGTTACTTTCTGGTGGAACTGTTGACCGGCGCGCTTTTTCTCGGTTGTTGGCTGAATTACGGTCCGGCTTCCGCCCGCCTCGCGTTGATCTACTCGCTGTTTGTCGCTGGATTGATTGTCGCCACCTTCATTGACTTTGAGCATTTCATCATCCCGGATGAAATCACCATCGGCGGCACGATCGTGGGACTGGTGTTTTCATTTTATGCGCCCTTGCATGATCAAGTGACGGCGCTGGCCGGGTTCTGGCAGGGAGTGATTGGCGCGGTGGTGGGTTGGGGATTGATTTACGCCATCGTGCGGCTGGGCAAGCTGATGTTCGGTCGGCAACGAATGGCGCTGCCGGTGGATACGAAAATTATCTTTTCGGAAACGGCGGTGCATTTGCCGGACCGGGAGATTCCTTACGAGGAATTGTTTTATCGTCAGTCGGATGAAATCATCATGCAGGCCCGCACCTTGGAATTGATTGATCGTTGTTATCAAAACGTCCAGGTGCGCCTGTCGCCGCGCCGGTTGCGCATTGCAGCGGAGGAACTCAATCCAGAAGCCATTCACCAAATGGAGGCGGTGAGTACGGAGATCATTTTACCGCGCGAGGCCATGGGGTTTGGCGACGTGAAATTCATGGCGGCGATTGGCGCGTTCCTCGGCTGGCCCGCGACGTTCTTTACCCTGGTGATCAGCTCGGTGGTCGGCTCCGTGGTGGGCATCATCGGCATGACGATCCAGGGGCGGGAACGCTTTGCGCGCATTCCCTACGGTCCCTATCTGGCGGTGGCGGCGTTGATCTGGGTGCTATTGCCATTGGATGCCAAACAGGAATTGCGGGAACTATTGGCGGTACTCAATCCATTTGCCGCGCCGGGTCTGCTCTGA
- a CDS encoding response regulator, protein MNTNSDQESCTKWFRRIFGNGTGKHVVAKSNSAAAEILHKPSRNQKVLVVDDDPVFRKTAATQLTNEGFEVLTAGDGCEAIRTVRKQKPDLVLLDMNLPVDVTGVAWNGDRVISWLYRFDAFKNIPVVMVSAGDPAKKTREALNSGATAFFHKQMTQSHLLTLVDHSLQRGTAKNPTGDTTFDYQI, encoded by the coding sequence ATGAATACAAACTCAGATCAAGAAAGCTGCACCAAATGGTTCCGCCGGATTTTTGGCAATGGGACCGGCAAACACGTGGTGGCGAAGTCGAATTCAGCCGCCGCCGAGATTTTGCACAAACCCTCGCGAAACCAAAAAGTATTGGTGGTGGACGATGATCCGGTGTTTCGGAAAACCGCCGCGACGCAACTCACCAATGAGGGCTTTGAAGTCCTGACCGCCGGTGATGGTTGCGAAGCCATCCGTACCGTGCGCAAACAAAAACCCGATCTCGTGCTGCTGGACATGAATCTGCCCGTGGACGTAACGGGCGTGGCCTGGAATGGCGATCGCGTCATTTCGTGGCTCTACCGCTTCGACGCGTTCAAGAACATTCCCGTCGTGATGGTTTCGGCTGGTGACCCGGCCAAGAAAACTCGCGAAGCATTGAATTCCGGAGCCACGGCCTTTTTCCACAAGCAAATGACTCAATCGCATTTGCTGACTTTGGTGGACCATTCCTTGCAACGGGGCACGGCGAAAAACCCCACTGGAGATACCACTTTCGATTACCAAATCTGA
- a CDS encoding diacylglycerol kinase family lipid kinase encodes MRACVIFNPAAKGHKAQHFRRALGDIAREAALRQTTAPGDARRLAAQSVIEGFDTIIAAGGDGTVNEVLNGIGDVPDGFKHARLGVLPIGTANVFARELGMSLRLEAAWATLRAENERRIDLPSFICGPAENRQRYYFVQLAGAGLDSRALELVNLQLKKKIGPLAYVVAGLRALRKKSIPLSVTDGARTLTGGLVLIGNGRKYGGNFNIFPSAKLSDGWLEVCVFPQIGWWILLRCGWRLLLANRLPEATVLRFQSAAFSLTSAQPLHFEVDGELAGRLPAQVTVEPSALRILAP; translated from the coding sequence GTGCGCGCCTGCGTCATCTTCAATCCCGCCGCGAAGGGGCATAAAGCCCAGCATTTCCGCCGCGCCTTGGGAGACATCGCGCGGGAAGCCGCTCTGCGACAAACCACTGCGCCCGGCGACGCCAGACGTCTGGCTGCGCAATCTGTAATCGAGGGCTTCGATACCATCATCGCCGCCGGAGGCGATGGCACCGTCAACGAAGTGTTGAATGGCATCGGGGATGTTCCCGACGGTTTCAAACACGCGCGCCTCGGGGTTTTGCCCATCGGCACGGCCAATGTATTCGCCCGCGAACTGGGAATGTCCCTGCGTCTGGAAGCGGCGTGGGCCACGCTGCGAGCCGAAAACGAGCGACGCATTGACTTGCCCAGCTTTATTTGCGGCCCCGCCGAAAACCGCCAGCGATATTATTTTGTCCAACTGGCCGGCGCGGGGCTTGATTCGCGCGCGCTGGAACTGGTCAATTTGCAATTAAAGAAAAAGATCGGCCCCCTGGCTTACGTCGTCGCCGGCTTGCGCGCGTTGCGGAAAAAATCAATTCCACTTAGCGTTACGGATGGAGCGCGCACCCTGACCGGCGGTTTGGTCCTGATCGGTAACGGCCGCAAGTACGGCGGAAATTTTAACATCTTCCCCTCTGCAAAGCTCAGCGACGGTTGGCTCGAGGTCTGCGTCTTTCCCCAAATTGGCTGGTGGATTCTGCTGCGCTGCGGATGGCGGCTATTGCTGGCAAACCGGCTGCCAGAGGCAACCGTGCTTCGTTTCCAAAGTGCCGCCTTCAGTCTGACCAGCGCGCAACCGCTTCACTTTGAAGTGGACGGCGAACTGGCCGGGCGGCTGCCGGCGCAAGTAACCGTCGAACCATCCGCGTTGCGAATTCTGGCACCTTGA